From the genome of Haloferax sp. Atlit-12N:
TCTCGTCCGAGTCGAACACGACGAAGTACGTGTCGTTGTCGCCGTCTGCAACAACAGAGGCGTTAGCGACATCGAGGATCTTCGGGTCGCGGTTCGGGTCGGGGTTCGTCTGGTTGATCGTCAGACGGTAGGAGTCGTCGTAACCGTTGCCGGTCGCGAAGAAGTTCGGCGTCTCGTCGTCCTGGGCACCCGTCGTGCCCTCGAGACCGGAGGCCTCGATCTGGACGACAACCTGGTCTTCGAACGCGATCTGGCTGTCTTCAGTGATGTTACCGTTCTCGAGCGCCTCGGTGACCTCGTCGAGGTCCGTCAGCGACTCGCCGGCCGGGGCGGTCCACGTGCGGACCGCGGAGACGCCGCCTTCCTCCATGACGAGGGTTGCGACGTTCTCGCTGTCAGAGACTGCGCTGCCCGTGCGGACTTCGAGGTCGTAATCGCCAGCGTCGATGAGGTTGCTGGTCGCGAGGCCGACTTCGGCCACGCCGTCGTTACCAGACAGGATGTCATCGTCGCTGTCTTCGACGTCGAAGACGCTGCTCGGGTTGTTGTTACCGGAGGCGGTGGACTTCGAGGAGTCCCAGAGGAGGATGACTTCGCCGTCGTCGTTACCGTCTTCGACGGTGACGTTAGCGGCGTAGCCCTGCTCGAAGCTACCGATGGAGACCGTTGCGGTGTCAGTGTTCTCGACGGTCACCGGGATGGAGACGACGTCGCCGCGCTGCTCGGTGATGACGGCTTCGCCGAAGTCGGCGGAGCCCTCACCGGCGTCTTCCACGGTGATGGTGTCGGATTCGACGGAGACACCGGAGGCCGTGTCGGTCACTTCGACCGTGTAGTCGCCAGTGTCGAGGTCGAGGTCGCTCGCGTTGAACTCGAAGTCGTATTCACCCTGACCGTTGAGGTCGACAGTCATGCTCCCGTCGTCGACTTCGTCGCCGTCGTCGTCGAGGAGAGCGATCTTGACGTTCTCGCGGTCGGAGTTCGCGTTGACCGTACCTTCGATGAGGTCCTCGTCGGTGACGTTCAGGTCGTCGATGGAGACCTCGAGACCGAGGTCACGGACCTGAATCTTCTCGTCGAGGGTGTTACCGATGGTGATGTTGTAGCGCTGGAGCTCACGGTCGGACGTGTCGAACGTGTAGACCGCGGAGGTCGAGCCGGTCGAACCGGAGCGGAAGAAGCTCTCGACGTCGTCCTGACTGTCGTCAGATTCGACTTCGACAGCCGTACCGATGCTACCGCCCGTTGCTGCAACGGTCTCGCCCTTGTAGGCGTCGGTGACGGAGACAGAGTTGTCGTCCGTGACCGTGACCGTCGCGACGGTGACCGTCGAGTTGTAGTCGTCGTCGAGACCCTCTTCGAGCTCGTTGCCCTCGGTGTCTTCGACACCTTCGAGGTTCACGACGATGTCACCGGTGTAGAGGTCGTTCGTCTGGATGACGAGCTGACCGGGGTTGTTCTGAGTCGGACCGGAGGAAACAACCTGGTTGGTGACCTCTTCGCCGTCCTGGTACACTTCGATGTTGCCAGCGAAGTTGTCAACTTCCTCGTTGAACGAGAGTTCGAGGAGGTCGTTGCTGCCGTCGTTGTAGTGGACGGCGGAGATGAGCTCAGGCTCGTCGTTGTTGCTGAGGGTAACGGAGTTACCCTGAACGTCAGCAGCCGACGGGTCGGACTCGTTGGTCACGACACCGACGGTGTACGTACCAGCAGTCACACTGCTGGCGTCGAGCGTCTCGTTGAGCTCAGTGTCGCCACCGAGCGAGGTGTTGGACGTGGACAGTTCACCGGAGTCGAACTGGCCGTTATCGTTCGTGTCGAGATAGGCCGTTGCGTTGTCTTCGAATCCACTGAGCGTCGCGTTCACGTACACTGTGTCGTCGGACACAGTACCGGAAACGTTGGACGCATCAGCAGCAGCACTACCCGTAAACGCGATGGACCCGGCGAAAACCGAGAAGACCATCAGCGCAGCGAGGAGTACCGCGCGGATTTGCTTATTGCGTGTCATTGTTGATGGATGTTGCAGTCGGGGACATCGTTTTCGTCGGCCCTCGGACGGAACCAAGCCGGGCAGAACCCGGGCCGAGGCGAGGTACTCACAGATGCCTCCGTGGGCAGGGGTACAGTTTGCTCTGTTGACCGTTCGCGGTAAATACTTTGTGTGATTGAATGGTCTCTGAAACGTTACCAATCGTGTCACACAGGCCTCGAAACCCGATTCTACCCCACAAAGCATATGTACGTCTGTTGAAAATATATCTAGCGCGTGCGCACGCCACCTTGGGTAGGAACGGCGTCCCCGGTTCGCCGGGGGCGTACTCGTTCTCGGTAACTAATTGCTGAGCGGCGGCTGTCCGTAATATCAACATCACGTGTCCGCTCGCCTCGCGCACGTACACTAGATGAAGTAAGTCCGTCCCAGACATGACACACCGAGTGGCGATACGAATGAACACTCTGGAACGTGTCAATCGTTCTTTACAACCCCGTCCGGAAGCGGTGACATTAGGAACTTAAACACCATATAAACACTATATTAATGTCCGAATCGAGCCGCGAAACCATCCATTAATCTGGCACGTAGATTTAAGTTACCCCGGGGATACGAGTCGATTGGACACACCGCGACGGGTGCCGGGCAGGGATGCTGGTCGCACAGCGGCGAACGCGTGCGCACCGGCGTCTTCGGCGAGCGATACCGTCCCGGGTGTCGGACACAACGCATGCAACTCAAACATCTATTCACGGAAGACCGTGCAGTCAGTCCCGTCATCGGGGTTATTCTGATGGTGGCGATTACAGTTATCCTCGCGGCCGTTATCGGTACCTTCGTCCTCGGTCTCGGCGACCAAGTGAGCGAGACGTCCCCGCAGGCGAGTTTCGCATTTGATTACGACGGCACCGAACTGACGATCACGCACGAGAGCGGTGAGCAGATTAACGGAGACCTCGTCTCCATCACAGGCGACGTGAACGTTTCGTCGCCAAACAACAAGTGGTCTGACCTCGGTTCAGGGACAATCTCCGCCGGTGAGTCGGTCGTCATCCAGAGTTCTGGCAACGACGCATTCACTCAAGGCGAGACCGTCCGTGTCGTCTGGACTTCCGAGAGTGGGAGTACGTCGTCTACCCTTCAGAAGTGGACTTACAACGGATAGATGAATTTCAAGCAACTCCTCGCTGAGGACGATGCGGTGTCACCGGTTATTGGTGTCATCCTCATGGTCGCGATTACAGTCATCCTCGCGGCTGTCATCGGGACGTTCGTCCTCGGCCTCGGCGACCAGGTCGGCGACACCGCACCGCAGGCGAGTTTCAGCTTCGACTATCAGGACGAATCATCACTAGATAACCTCACCGTCACCCACGACAGCGGGACGTCAATCGACGCTGAAAACGTCAATCTGACCGCCGATACACCGTTCCAAACGGTTGCATCAGACGACAGCCTCAGCACGGCCAACACTAGCAAGTCCTTCGCAGACATGGGTGTCTCTGACGACGTGACAGCAGGAACGTCCGTCCAAGTCGGCAACAACGATTTCAACAGCGCAACGTTCCGTATCGTCTGGACCTCCGAGAGTGGCAGTAACTCCGCCACACTCCAGAAGTGGTCCGGCCCCGACGCCTAAACGCGACACAACCTTCGCGGCATCGTTTTCTTCGGACCGCTGACCACGCAGAGTGCCGACTCGCGAGAGTGCTATGGGACCCGTCGCCGTCGCTATCGGGACAAACGCAACGAACTCCGGCGAGAAAAGACGGTTTTAGTCGGTACGACGGCGAGCGCCGGATTTAGACCGGGCGGCCGCCCTCGGACGTGCCGACCAGCCACGTCCCGAGCGTGAGCGCGCCGGCACCGAGCGCGAGCGCGTAGGACATGACCTGTGCGGTGTTCGGCAGCATTCCCGGCAGCATCGCGAGCGTCCCGACGATCATCAGCGCCATCCCGATGACGGCTTTCTTCGAACTGAGCAGTCCCATGTCGGTCTCTCCGGAAGCGTCCGATATGGAACTTGCGCTTTTGCTTCGCCGATTACTCGTAGTCTCGCTCCCCGGCGGGGACGACTACGTCCAGCCAGTTCTCCTCGGGGGGAAGCGGACACTCGAACGTGTCGGTGAACGCGCAAAACGGGTTGTACGCGAGGTTGAAGTCCACGACGACCTCGTCCAACTCGTCGAGGGGCGCGTCGGGCGTGAGTTCCATGTACCGACCGCCGTTGTAGGTCTGCTGTCCCGTCGTCTTGTCGCGGAAGGGGACGAACAGCGTCGGCGAGTCGTCGTGTTCCTGCTGATACGCGCCGAGGGTGAGTTCGGCGTCACGGAGTTCGAAGTGGAACGTGGCGACACGGAGATACCGGACCTCGCCGTCGGTCGAGGTGTCCATCGTCACCGGCTCGGGGTCGTCGTGCGTCTCGACCGACGCGGCCACCCGGTAGTCGGGGTCGGGGTCGAAGTAGTCGAGGCCGTCGAAGTCATCCCGTTGTTCCGGTGGAATCGGCGACTGGGGATGCGACCCGAAGAAGTCGTCTTTCTCCTCGCGCTTCGCCCGGAGTTCGGAGACGTAGGCGTCGGCGTCGAACGCGTCGGCAGTCATACGCGACGATACCCGCCGGCGACACCTACACCTGACGGTTCGGCGGCGCTCTCACATGCTACGGGGTCAGATGGCGCTTGGCAGTCGAGATGCGCTTGAACTGCTCGCTCGTGAGGTCGATGTCCGCGGCCACGACGTTCTCGCCGAGCTGGTCGACCGTCCGCGCCCCGATAATCGGCGCGGTGACCTGCGGGTGGTGCATGAGCCACGCGAGACTGACCTGTGCGGGCGACGCGCCGACCGCCTCGGCGACCTCCTCGACTACGTCGAGCGCGTCGAAGTTCGACGACGTGAGATACGAGTCGGCGAACCGCTGGTCGTTCGCCGCGCGGGAGTCCGCGGGCGGGCGCTCGTCGCGGGCGTACTTGCCCGTGAGAAAGCCGCCGGCCAGCGGCGACCACGGCACGACGCCGATGTCGTAGTCGGCGCACATGTCGAGGTAGTTCCCCTCTATCTCGCGGTTGACGGCGTTGTACCGCGGCTGGGCGATCGTGAACGGTTCGTAGCCGCGCTTGTCGGCGAGTTCGTTCGCCTTGACGACCTTCCAGGCGTTGGGTTCGAGCGTCGAGGTGCCGAGGTAGTTCACCTTCCCGTCGCGGACGAACCCGTCGAGCGTCCGCATGAACTCCTCGACCGGCGTCTCGTCGTCCCACCGGTGGATGTACAACAGGTCGACGTAGTCGGTGTCGAGTCGGTCGAGGATGCGGTCCATCTGACGGCGGAGATGCTTCCGATTGAGCCCGCGGCCGTTGGCGTCTTCGCGCGTAGGCCAGAAAACCTTGGACGCGACGACGAAGTCCTCGCGGTCGCGCGTTTCGAGCCACTCGCCGATGTACGTCTCGCTCGCGCCGTCGCCGTACATGTCGGCGGTGTCGATGAAGTTCCCGCCGGCGGCGGCGTAGGCGTCGAGCAACTCGTGGGCGCGGTCGCGGCCGACCTCGACCTCGCCGTCGTCGTTCTGCCGACCGAACCGCCACGTCCCGAACGCGAGTTCGGAAACCGTCGTTCCGGTCCGTCCTAGTGGAACCATCGCGAGCGACATACCGAATCCGAAGACCGGGGCGCGGTAAAGCCACTCGATTCCCGATGGTCGAAGATGAGGAACGTGAGACCGTGACAGGTCGGAGCAGAAAGCGTCTGAGGAGCGAGTGAGAATCGCGATGGGACGCGCGGCGGGCGCTCGCGGAGTCGAGAAACGGAGGGCGTGAAAGTGGAGGGATAACGCCGGTTTGGTTCGACGCCCGACTAGAACTGGCGTGTCGGTGCGACGGGGTGTCTACGACCGGGCGTAGTTGTGCCCGAGCACGAGCGCGAGCGCGTTGAGCGCGAGGAGCGCTCCGAAGACGGTGAATTCGCTCGCTTCGAGGCCGCCGAAGAGCAGGGGCAGATACAGGAACGGGAGGGCGACCGCGGCCCAGAAGCCGACGAACCGGAGCGGTGCGGCGACGAGTTCGAAGCCGAGGCGGAGTGGTTGTTCTTCCGTTACGACGTCGCGGAGTTGGGAGAGGCGTTCGCGAGGGACCGTGGATGGGGAGTTCGACATTGGTTGGGGGGCACCTACGACTACATCATGGAGTGGAGGGGTCATAATTACGTGCGAGAATTCCATTCGTTTCATACTCGTTTACTGGTGACTATTCGATAAACGTGAAACTTCATAGGCCGACGAGCGGCCCCCTAACACTTCATAACCGCCTCTAACTCTTTTATTCGTACAACAGTCAGGCGTTCTTGAATAGTCACAGAACCCTGAATCTCCACGGAATTCGCCCGAACGAACACGGCCCCGATTCATTCGGTGACTCGACACGCAGTTCGCCGGGCGGGGCGCGGATTCGACCGTCGTCGGTCCGTAGGGATTTAGCTCGCGAGCGCGACTGTCGATGCGATGCCAGAGCTCAATCGCGTCGCAAAGCGCATGTACAACATCCACCCGAACGCCATGCATCTCTCCGTCGGCGAGGAGATAGCCGGCACGTTCACGCTGGAGAGTGCGGAGTTCTTCCAGACGGACTTTCAGGCCGAGGGCCGGCGCGACGGCGACGAGGCAGTCTACCGGTTTGCGACGACTGAGGACAACGACGCTGTCGTCGTCGGCCGACAGCGACCCGGCGAGGAGGGGTGGACGATGGTCGGAGAAGTGGACTCGGTCGAGCGGACGGACGCGTAGCCGCCCTTTTCAGTCGGTCGAGCGGACGCCGTCGCCGAACCGGTATCGGAGTTCGCGCCGAATCGCCCCGCGCTTCAGGAGGACGAACCCGAGGAAGATGAGCGCGAACCCGCCGACCGTGGACGGCGTCGGAACTTCGCTCAGGAGCGCCCACCCGGAAAGCGCCGCGAAGACGGGCGCGACGTACGAGACGAGGTTGATTTCGATGGGGCCGAGGCGGTCGAGCAGGTCGAAGTAGATGAGGAAGCCGAGCGCGCTCGCCGCGAGCGAGAGGTACGCGAGCGCGGCGACCGACTGGACGTTGAGGACGACCGAGCCGAGGCGCTCGCCGAGGCCGACGGAGACGACGTGCATCAGGGCCGCCCCGAGGAGCATCGACCACGCTTCCATCGTCTCGATGGGCATCTCCGAGTCGACTCGGCGGGTCAGCACCGACCCGAGGGCGAAGGCGGCGGCCGCGCCGAAGATGAGAAGCTTCGCGACCGTGCCGCCGGCGAGGAGGTTGCTCGGGTCGAGTTCCGAGAGCACCGCGACGCCGACGAGGCCGAGGAGGAGGCCGACCACACCGAGCGCGGTGAGTCGCTCGCTCGGGAGCAAGAGCCGCGCGAATCCAGTGGTGAGAACCGGGCTGAGGCTGACGATGACGGCGGCGGCGGCGCTCGTCACGTTCGGGTCAGTCTCACCGATAAACAGGAGCGCGTGGTAGGCGGCGATGAGGAACACCGCGCCGATGGCGATTTCCGTCCACTCGGCCTTGCCACGCGGGACCGGCGAGTCGGTGGCGTACAGCGCGTAGGCGAGCATCACGACGCCGGCCACGTCGTACCGGAGGGCAGCGAAAAGCACCGGTGGAAAGAACTCGAGTCCGGCTTTGATGGCCATGAACGCGGACCCCCAGACGGCGGCGAGGACGACGAACAGGCCGAGGTTTCGGTACCGTGTCACAGCGATGGTGCGCCCGGTGGGAGCCTGAACGTTTCGTTACGGGGTGGTTTCGCCGGTGCCGCGAAGGCGGCGTCGGCCGATGTCAGTACCCGCCGCCCGCTCGCTGAACCCGAGTCAGTCGTCGGCCTCGGCGGCCGCGCCGGCGGTCGTTCCGATGACCGTCACCTCGTTGGAGCCCTCGTAGAGGTGACACGCCGCGGGGTGCGACGCGTCGCCGACGGCGGGCCGCCGCGTCTCGCAGGGGCTCTCGAAGCGCTCGCGAAGCGTCTCGCTGGCGCGGTCGGTCTCGCCTTCGGCGAGATGGCCGAGCGCCGTATCGACGACGCCTGCGACCTCGCCGCGGAGTTCGGCGTCGATGTGTCTCGCGCGCGCCTCCTCGATGAACGCCTCGGTGTCCGCCCGGTCGGGGTCGGCGGCGTCCCAGATGTGGTCGGGGTTCACGTCGCCGACCGCCAGCGCGTCCCGGAGGTCCATCACGGCGCGGTAGGTCTCCTGTTCGATGTCGAGGTCGTCCGGAGGGATGACCTGCGGACACCGCGTCCGGAAGCGACAGCCCGACGGCGGGTTTCGCGGCGACGGCACGTCACCCGAGAGCGCCTCGACTCGGCGGCCGTGTTCGGCCGTGGACGGTCGGGGAACGCTCTCCAACAGCGCCTTCGTGTAGGGGTGTTTCGGCGACTCGAACAGCTCGTCGGTCGGGCCGAGTTCGACCACGTTCCCGAGGTACATCACGGCGACGCGGTCGCAGATGTGGCGGACGACCGAGAGGTCGTGGGCGATAAACAGGTACGTCAGCCCGAACTCCTCTTGGAGGTCGTCGAGCAGGTTCAACACCTGCGCCTGCACGGACACGTCGAGCGCCGACACCGGCTCGTCGAGGACGATGAAGTCCGGTTCGAGCGCGAGCGCGCGAGCGATGCCGACGCGCTGGCGCTGGCCGCCGGAGAACTCGTGCGGATAGCGGTCGAGGTGATTCGCAGAGAGGCCGACCCGCTCTAACAGGTCGGCGACCTTGTCGCGCCGCCACTCGCGTTTCGACTCGGTCTCGGTGGTCTCCGGAATCCCGTGAATATTCAGCGGTTCGGCGACGATTTCGCCGACGGTCATCCGCGGGTCGAGGCTCGAAAACGGGTCTTGGAAGACGATTTGGGCGTCTCTGCGGAACGCCTTGAGTTCGTCGTCGTCCATCTCGAAGACGTTCGTCCCGTCGAAGGTGACCGCGCCGCCGGTCGCCTCGCGCAGTCGGAGCAAGGTTTCTCCGGTCGTGGACTTCCCACAGCCGGACTCGCCGACGAGTCCGAGCGTCTCGCCGCGTTCGACCGCGAAGGAGATGCCGTCGACGGCCTTGACGCTCGTCGGGTCGCGCCCGAGGAGGCTGTCGACGAACGAGTCCTGCTCGAAGTAGTACTTCTGGAGGTCCCGAACCGCGAGGAGGGGCTCAGTCATCGGCGCTAACCTCCTGGTCGGCCGCCTCGGCCGCCTCGGCCGATTCGACGGCGTCGGCGGGGTCGTACTCCTGTTCGGCGAGAACGCACCGGACGCTGTGTCGGCCGTCCAGTTCGTACTCGGGGATGCGGGTCAGACAGTCGGTCATGGCTTTGGGACACCGGTCGGCGAAGTAACACGCGTCGGGCATCTCCGAGTCGAGCAGGCTCGGCACGTTGCCCGAGATAGGTTCGAGGCGGCCCGAAGGGTCGTCCACGTCCGGAATCGACCCCAACAGCCCCTGCGTGTACGGGTGGACGGGGTTCTCGAAGATGTCGGCGAGCGGGCCGCGCTCGACGACTTCGCCGGCGTACATGACGCCGACGCGGTCGCACATCCGGGCGATGACGCCCAAGTCGTGGGTGATCATCAGGATGCTCATCCCCTCCTGTTCCTGCAGGTCGCGCAGCAGGTTGAGAATCTGTGCCTGGATGGTCACGTCTAGTGCCGTCGTCGGTTCGTCGGCGATGAGGATGTCCGGTTCGCCGGCGAGCGCCTGGGCGATCATCGCCCGCTGGAGCATCCCACCCGAGAACTGGTGGGGGTACTCGTCGGCGCGGTCTTCGGGGTCGGGGATGCCGACCTGGTCGAGCAGTTCGACCGCGCGGTCCATGCTCTCGTCGTCGACGTAGCTCTTCGAGGGGAGAAGCGAGTCCACGAGGAGCGAGCCGAGACCGTATCCCTGGGTGCGCGAGCGCGTGCTTCGCGGGTTCGAACGGGCGCGCCGTTGGACCTCGACCGCCTCGGCTATCTGCTCGCCGACGGTTATCGAGGGGTTAAAACTGCTCATCGGGTCCTGAAACACCATGCTGAACGACGGGCCGCGAAGCGACCTGCGGACGCCCTTCGGGAGCCGTCGGATGTCCACGAGGTCACCGTCGACGGCCTCGGGCTTCGACCCGCGGAACTCCTCGGCGAGGTCGGCGTTGCGGTACCATATCTCGCCTTGCGTCACGCGGCCGGGCGACTCGATGAGGTCGATGACCGACAGCGCGGTCACGGACTTTCCGGAACCGGACTCGCCGACGATGCCGAATATCTCGCCGTCTTCGACGTCGAACGAGACGCTTTCGACCGCGTTGACCTGCCCCTCCTCGGTGAAAAACCGGGTGGAGAGGTCGCGGACGCTGAGAATCGTGTCGGCCATCTCAGACGCCCCCCTCCCCTTCGATGCCGGGGTCGAGCGCGTCTCTGAGCCAGTCGCCGACGAGGTTCAGCCCGATGACCGTCACGACGATAGCGAGGCCGGGCATCGTCGAAATCCACCA
Proteins encoded in this window:
- a CDS encoding DUF1684 domain-containing protein, whose amino-acid sequence is MTADAFDADAYVSELRAKREEKDDFFGSHPQSPIPPEQRDDFDGLDYFDPDPDYRVAASVETHDDPEPVTMDTSTDGEVRYLRVATFHFELRDAELTLGAYQQEHDDSPTLFVPFRDKTTGQQTYNGGRYMELTPDAPLDELDEVVVDFNLAYNPFCAFTDTFECPLPPEENWLDVVVPAGERDYE
- a CDS encoding ABC transporter ATP-binding protein; this translates as MTEPLLAVRDLQKYYFEQDSFVDSLLGRDPTSVKAVDGISFAVERGETLGLVGESGCGKSTTGETLLRLREATGGAVTFDGTNVFEMDDDELKAFRRDAQIVFQDPFSSLDPRMTVGEIVAEPLNIHGIPETTETESKREWRRDKVADLLERVGLSANHLDRYPHEFSGGQRQRVGIARALALEPDFIVLDEPVSALDVSVQAQVLNLLDDLQEEFGLTYLFIAHDLSVVRHICDRVAVMYLGNVVELGPTDELFESPKHPYTKALLESVPRPSTAEHGRRVEALSGDVPSPRNPPSGCRFRTRCPQVIPPDDLDIEQETYRAVMDLRDALAVGDVNPDHIWDAADPDRADTEAFIEEARARHIDAELRGEVAGVVDTALGHLAEGETDRASETLRERFESPCETRRPAVGDASHPAACHLYEGSNEVTVIGTTAGAAAEADD
- a CDS encoding type IV pilin, which encodes MQLKHLFTEDRAVSPVIGVILMVAITVILAAVIGTFVLGLGDQVSETSPQASFAFDYDGTELTITHESGEQINGDLVSITGDVNVSSPNNKWSDLGSGTISAGESVVIQSSGNDAFTQGETVRVVWTSESGSTSSTLQKWTYNG
- a CDS encoding transcriptional regulator; the protein is MPELNRVAKRMYNIHPNAMHLSVGEEIAGTFTLESAEFFQTDFQAEGRRDGDEAVYRFATTEDNDAVVVGRQRPGEEGWTMVGEVDSVERTDA
- a CDS encoding type IV pilin, which codes for MNFKQLLAEDDAVSPVIGVILMVAITVILAAVIGTFVLGLGDQVGDTAPQASFSFDYQDESSLDNLTVTHDSGTSIDAENVNLTADTPFQTVASDDSLSTANTSKSFADMGVSDDVTAGTSVQVGNNDFNSATFRIVWTSESGSNSATLQKWSGPDA
- a CDS encoding aldo/keto reductase; protein product: MSLAMVPLGRTGTTVSELAFGTWRFGRQNDDGEVEVGRDRAHELLDAYAAAGGNFIDTADMYGDGASETYIGEWLETRDREDFVVASKVFWPTREDANGRGLNRKHLRRQMDRILDRLDTDYVDLLYIHRWDDETPVEEFMRTLDGFVRDGKVNYLGTSTLEPNAWKVVKANELADKRGYEPFTIAQPRYNAVNREIEGNYLDMCADYDIGVVPWSPLAGGFLTGKYARDERPPADSRAANDQRFADSYLTSSNFDALDVVEEVAEAVGASPAQVSLAWLMHHPQVTAPIIGARTVDQLGENVVAADIDLTSEQFKRISTAKRHLTP
- a CDS encoding DMT family transporter, translating into MTRYRNLGLFVVLAAVWGSAFMAIKAGLEFFPPVLFAALRYDVAGVVMLAYALYATDSPVPRGKAEWTEIAIGAVFLIAAYHALLFIGETDPNVTSAAAAVIVSLSPVLTTGFARLLLPSERLTALGVVGLLLGLVGVAVLSELDPSNLLAGGTVAKLLIFGAAAAFALGSVLTRRVDSEMPIETMEAWSMLLGAALMHVVSVGLGERLGSVVLNVQSVAALAYLSLAASALGFLIYFDLLDRLGPIEINLVSYVAPVFAALSGWALLSEVPTPSTVGGFALIFLGFVLLKRGAIRRELRYRFGDGVRSTD
- a CDS encoding ABC transporter ATP-binding protein, whose product is MADTILSVRDLSTRFFTEEGQVNAVESVSFDVEDGEIFGIVGESGSGKSVTALSVIDLIESPGRVTQGEIWYRNADLAEEFRGSKPEAVDGDLVDIRRLPKGVRRSLRGPSFSMVFQDPMSSFNPSITVGEQIAEAVEVQRRARSNPRSTRSRTQGYGLGSLLVDSLLPSKSYVDDESMDRAVELLDQVGIPDPEDRADEYPHQFSGGMLQRAMIAQALAGEPDILIADEPTTALDVTIQAQILNLLRDLQEQEGMSILMITHDLGVIARMCDRVGVMYAGEVVERGPLADIFENPVHPYTQGLLGSIPDVDDPSGRLEPISGNVPSLLDSEMPDACYFADRCPKAMTDCLTRIPEYELDGRHSVRCVLAEQEYDPADAVESAEAAEAADQEVSADD
- a CDS encoding BGTF surface domain-containing protein — its product is MTRNKQIRAVLLAALMVFSVFAGSIAFTGSAAADASNVSGTVSDDTVYVNATLSGFEDNATAYLDTNDNGQFDSGELSTSNTSLGGDTELNETLDASSVTAGTYTVGVVTNESDPSAADVQGNSVTLSNNDEPELISAVHYNDGSNDLLELSFNEEVDNFAGNIEVYQDGEEVTNQVVSSGPTQNNPGQLVIQTNDLYTGDIVVNLEGVEDTEGNELEEGLDDDYNSTVTVATVTVTDDNSVSVTDAYKGETVAATGGSIGTAVEVESDDSQDDVESFFRSGSTGSTSAVYTFDTSDRELQRYNITIGNTLDEKIQVRDLGLEVSIDDLNVTDEDLIEGTVNANSDRENVKIALLDDDGDEVDDGSMTVDLNGQGEYDFEFNASDLDLDTGDYTVEVTDTASGVSVESDTITVEDAGEGSADFGEAVITEQRGDVVSIPVTVENTDTATVSIGSFEQGYAANVTVEDGNDDGEVILLWDSSKSTASGNNNPSSVFDVEDSDDDILSGNDGVAEVGLATSNLIDAGDYDLEVRTGSAVSDSENVATLVMEEGGVSAVRTWTAPAGESLTDLDEVTEALENGNITEDSQIAFEDQVVVQIEASGLEGTTGAQDDETPNFFATGNGYDDSYRLTINQTNPDPNRDPKILDVANASVVADGDNDTYFVVFDSDEIDAYRDENDDGVLQTSEKNAGTVNVDDDDSFNVQFKMIEEDEVSSSNLALVDDNSSATDSYEHVEPEHTFDADPVNVTNAADQMISGSSNVAPGTELTLRVESDGDTQPRFLKTATVYVQADGAFSGSFDFSEQSVGDTFTVTADGGVASDEEVDGNVVESVETSTTTAVDTTTTADTTTTADTTTTTEATTTTAATTTAETTTTSSQTPGFGVVVALVALVAAALLAVRRDN